The following proteins are co-located in the Candidatus Baltobacteraceae bacterium genome:
- a CDS encoding Flp family type IVb pilin translates to MKTALVNLVRDDSGATLVEYGLIVSLIAIACIAAITLLGGRISTMFNTIGTDL, encoded by the coding sequence ATGAAAACAGCTCTGGTAAACCTCGTCCGCGACGACAGCGGCGCAACCCTCGTGGAATATGGGCTGATCGTCAGCCTGATCGCGATCGCATGTATCGCTGCGATCACGCTGTTGGGCGGAAGAATCTCGACCATGTTCAACACAATCGGAACGGATCTCTAA
- a CDS encoding Flp family type IVb pilin produces MTAYADKFFRDESGATMIEYALIVTLIAVACITALTLVYSSVAGFFTTVANAM; encoded by the coding sequence ATGACCGCATACGCGGACAAGTTCTTCCGAGATGAATCGGGAGCAACCATGATCGAGTATGCGCTCATCGTGACCCTTATCGCGGTCGCGTGCATCACCGCTTTGACACTCGTTTATTCGAGCGTCGCTGGTTTTTTCACGACCG